DNA from Acidobacteriota bacterium:
AGCTCTCCTCCCGGGCTTCCTTCCGGGCTTCCTTCCGGACTTCCTTCCAGGCTGGGCCATCGCTTCCCACGGCGAAGCGCTGGCTGAAGAATTCTCCCCGGCGGGCGTCCACCACCGCCACCACCGTGCCCTCGACCTCGGGCTTCGAATCGTCGGCGTCCGGGCGCTTCCCAGCGGCGGCGGCGAGGACCTCCAGGGTCGGGAGGGCGGTGGCGGGCAGGCGGGTGGCCTGGTGCAGCCCCAGGACCGTCGCCAGCCCCACCCGCAGGCCGGTGAAGCTGCCGGGGCCCTGGATCGCCACCAAGCCGCCGAGAGTCTCCAGCGTCATCCCGGAGCGTTCCAGCACCCGGTCCACCAGCCCCAGGAGGATGCGCGAGCTCTGCCGTTGGGCCACCGCCTCCAGGGCCAGAGTGCGGTCCCCCTGGACCACCGCGACGCTGACCACCGGCGAGGCGGTGTCCAGGGCGAGGACGGCGTCACCGGGGGCGGGGGCTGGGGTTTGGGAAGACATGGACGCTCGATTATACCGGGATCGGGGAGATCCCGAGCGCGGCGTCGTCGGATCGGGGGACGGAGTCGCTCCACGGTTGATCGGAAACCGGCCGTAGGCTAGCCTGTTGCGTCGTTGCGTGCCGGCGAAATAGCACCCAAAGCGTCGAAACTGATCGCGCGGTAGAAGCCGCGCGGGAGAAGCAAGGAGACTCTAGTGCCCCGAGGCAAGAAGGCCGCCGAGGAGAGCTCGAAGCAGGCCAGCTCACGGAAGAAGTCCGGGTCCTCAGCGCGGCCTCCCAAGCTGACGCCCATGCTGCGTCAATATCTCGAGGTCAAGGCGCAGCACGAAGACGCCATCCTCTTCTACCGCATGGGGGATTTCTACGAGCTCTTCTTCGACGACGCCGAGCGCGCCGCGCCAGTGATGGAGGTCACCCTCACCGCTCGCAACAAGGGCTCGGAGAACGAGGCTCCCATGTGCGGCGTGCCTCACCACTCGGTGGATTCCTACATCGGCAAGTTGCTCAAGGCCGGGCTGCGAGTGGCCATCTGCGATCAGGTGGAGGATCCGGCCCAGGCCAAGGGGCTGGTCAAGCGGGAGGTGACCCGGGTGGTAACCCCCGGCACGGTGAGCGAGCCGAGCCTGCTGGAAGGCAAGGAGGAGAACCACCTGGCCAGCGTCGTGTGGAACGGCGAGCAGGGGGCCGGCGCCTTTCTCGACATCTCCACCGGCAGCTTCTTCGTCCGCCGATGGGAGAGCGTCGAAGAGTGCATCGAGGATCTGCGGCTGATGCGCCCCCGGGAAGCTCTCTACGAGGCGGAGGGAGTGCCGGAGGCGATCCGGCGCCACCTGGAGGGGGAGATCGTCTGCGTCACCGCCCTCGAGGGGGACCGGCTCTACGATCGCAAGCGGGCGGCGGAGCTGCTCCAGCGGCAATTAGACACCACGACCTTGCGGGGCTTCGGCCTGGAGGAGAAGGAACCGGCGGTACGCGCCGCGGCGGCGGCCCTGGCCTACGCTCAGGAAACCCAGCACAGCGACCTCTCCCACATCCAGAGCCTGGCGCTGCGGGAGAGCGGCGAGGCGCTGGTCATCGATTCCACCACCCTGGCCAATCTGGAGGTCTTCCGCAGCTTGCGGGAAGGGGGCCGCAAGGGCACTCTGCTGTCGGTGCTCGACCGTACCGTCACCGCTCCCGGCGGCCGCACCCTGCGGGGTTGGCTGCGGCGCCCGCTGCGCGATCCGGCAGCCATCGGCCAACGCCACGAGGCGGTGGGAGAGCTGGTGCAGCAGGGCGAGGTGCGCCAGCGCCTGCGGGAGCTGTTGGCGCGAGTCAGCGATCCGGAACGACTGCTCACCCGGGCGGTGCTGGGGACCCTGGCGCCGCGGGAGACGGCGGCGCTGCGGGACAGCCTGGAGCTGCAGCCGGAGCTGCTGGCGCTGGCCGCCGAGTGCGAGAGCCCGCTGCTGGCGGAGCTCGGGGCCACCGACCCCCTGCAGGATCTCCACGCCGAGCTGGCGCGGGTGCTGGAGGAAGCGCCGGCGACCCAGCTCAAAGACGGCGGCGTCATCGCCGAGGGCGTGGACGAGGAGCTGGACCGCCACCGTTCCTTGGCTCGGGACAGTAAGCGCCACATCCTCGAGCTGGAGGCCAACGAGCGCAAGAGCACCGGCATCTCATCCCTCAAGATTCGCTACAACAAAGTCTTCGGCTACTACGTCGAGGTCACCAAGGCCAACCAGCACCTGGTGCCGGAGCACTACATCCGCAAGCAGACCCTGGTCAACGCCGAGCGCTACATCACCCCGGAGATCAAGGAGCTGGAAGAGCAGATCCTGGGAGCGGAAGAGAAGCAGCTGGCGCTGGAGGCGGAGCATTACGCCGCCCTGGTGGCACGGGTGGCCCAGGCCGGTGCCGGTCTCTCCCGGCTGGCGGCGGCGCTGGGCCGCCTCGACGCCCTCACCGCCTTCGCCGAGGTGGCGGTGAAGGGTCGCTACCGTCGCCCCACCATGCTGCCCCTGGGGGAACCCATCACCGTCCGGGAAGGGCGCCATCCGGTGGTGGAGCAGACCAGTACCGATCCTTTCGTGCCCAACGACGTCGAGCTGGACGGCGAGGAAGCCCAGATCGTCCTCCTCACCGGACCCAACATGGGCGGTAAATCCACCTACCTGCGGCAGGTGGCGCTGCTGGTGCTGATGGCCCAGGCGGGGAGCTTCGTGCCAGCGGAGGAGGCGACGCTGGGAGTGGTGGACCGCATCTTCACCCGCGTCGGCGCCAGTGACGACCTGGCCCGGGGCGAGTCCACCTTCATGGTGGAGATGATCGAGACCGCCAACATCCTGC
Protein-coding regions in this window:
- the tsaB gene encoding tRNA (adenosine(37)-N6)-threonylcarbamoyltransferase complex dimerization subunit type 1 TsaB; this encodes MSSQTPAPAPGDAVLALDTASPVVSVAVVQGDRTLALEAVAQRQSSRILLGLVDRVLERSGMTLETLGGLVAIQGPGSFTGLRVGLATVLGLHQATRLPATALPTLEVLAAAAGKRPDADDSKPEVEGTVVAVVDARRGEFFSQRFAVGSDGPAWKEVRKEARKEAREESSATPHPLEEPVPLEQPRRRTGEELAQLEVKAVAGFGLTPLRQLPHWTDDMRWIEPTALAATAGHLAASGQNRWQPRLLTQPLYLEAPAVSRPRS
- the mutS gene encoding DNA mismatch repair protein MutS, with product MPRGKKAAEESSKQASSRKKSGSSARPPKLTPMLRQYLEVKAQHEDAILFYRMGDFYELFFDDAERAAPVMEVTLTARNKGSENEAPMCGVPHHSVDSYIGKLLKAGLRVAICDQVEDPAQAKGLVKREVTRVVTPGTVSEPSLLEGKEENHLASVVWNGEQGAGAFLDISTGSFFVRRWESVEECIEDLRLMRPREALYEAEGVPEAIRRHLEGEIVCVTALEGDRLYDRKRAAELLQRQLDTTTLRGFGLEEKEPAVRAAAAALAYAQETQHSDLSHIQSLALRESGEALVIDSTTLANLEVFRSLREGGRKGTLLSVLDRTVTAPGGRTLRGWLRRPLRDPAAIGQRHEAVGELVQQGEVRQRLRELLARVSDPERLLTRAVLGTLAPRETAALRDSLELQPELLALAAECESPLLAELGATDPLQDLHAELARVLEEAPATQLKDGGVIAEGVDEELDRHRSLARDSKRHILELEANERKSTGISSLKIRYNKVFGYYVEVTKANQHLVPEHYIRKQTLVNAERYITPEIKELEEQILGAEEKQLALEAEHYAALVARVAQAGAGLSRLAAALGRLDALTAFAEVAVKGRYRRPTMLPLGEPITVREGRHPVVEQTSTDPFVPNDVELDGEEAQIVLLTGPNMGGKSTYLRQVALLVLMAQAGSFVPAEEATLGVVDRIFTRVGASDDLARGESTFMVEMIETANILHHASAHSLVILDEVGRGTATFDGLSLAWAIVEYLHRETGCKTLFATHYHELTELAAVLPRLVNRTLSVKEWGERIIFLRRVVPGAADKSYGIQVARLAGLPEDVTRRASEVLANLESQEYDFSGKPRLAQGEHAPPEATSKPPQMPLFTPPEEVVAGLLREVDLDELTPLAALNLLQSLKDRLR